The Amycolatopsis sp. NBC_01480 genome segment CGCACGGGCTTGCCCGACTTCGCCGGCCAGTTCACGCACGGGGCGTTGAACCAGGCGTTGCCCCAGGTCTCGAACGGGGCGCGGAAGTAGGTCGTCCAGTTGTCGAGGCGCCAGCGGTTCCAGTTCGTCGGCCACTGCACGTCGGAGCACTGCACAGCGCTGTACACCGCATAGCCGTTGTCGTCGCCCGGCGGGTTCGAGTCGTCGTAGAGCGCCTTCAGCGTCTGCCAGTCACCGCGGTGGACCCAGCCGTCGAACGCCTTGGCCATGTCCTCCCAGCCGAACACGTAGTAGCCGGCCTGCAGGAAGACGTCGGTCCACTCGTCCCCGCCGATCACCCCGCCCGCGGGCGTGCGGTCGAGCTTCTTCTGCTGGTCGTACCAGAGCTTTTCCACCGCCGTGGCGGTCTTGCCGAGGTGATAGATGCTGTCGTACTTCGCGAGCCAGCCGAAGTAGATCTTGATGTTGCGGTCGAAGGCCACGTCCTGGTCCAGGTTGGCCTGGTACCAGACGTTGCGCGGGTCGACGTTGCCGTCGAGCACCATGCGGCGCACGTTCCCCGGGAACAGCGTGCTGTACACCTGCCCGAGGTAGGTGCCGTAGGAGAAGCCGTAGTAGTTGATCTGCTTCTCCCCCAGCGCCTTGCGCAGGCTGTCCATGTCCTGCGCGACGTCGGTGGTCTTGATGTGGTCGAGAATGGCGCCGTTCTTGGCGCACGCCTTGGCGTAGCCCTGGGCCTTGTCGAGCCAGGCCCGCTCGATCTGCGGCGTCTTGGGCACGTACGGCGTGCGGTCGTAGCCGAAGTAGTTCCCGTCGCAGGTCACGGCCGGCTTGCTGGAGCCGACGCCGCGCGGGTCGAACCCGATCCAGTCGTAGCTGTCGCCGGCGTGGTTCGGCACCGACTGCCCGAGCCGCGAGAGGCCGAGGCCGGAGCCGCCGGGACCGCCGGGGTTCACGAGCATGATGCCCTGGTACTGGGCGGCCTTGTGCTTGATGCGGGAGACGGCCACCTGGACCTTGTCGCCCGCGGGCTTCGCGTAGTCCATCGGGACCACGAGGAAGCCGCACTGGGCGCCGGCGTTCTTGAGGCTCGCCGAAGTGCACTCTCCCCAGTTGATCGGCGCCGGCGTGAAGTCCGGTGTCCTGGCCGGTGCCGCTGTGGCGGCGGGAGCTGCGGCCAGCGCGCCGACCGCGACAGCCGCGGCGGCGAACACGGCAACGATTTTCTTCACAGAGTTCCTTTTCGTCCGCGGGCAACCCGAATTCGTCGAAACTACCGACAACCCGCAACAATCTCCTCGCACGACACGAGTTGCGCCATCCACCTTTCGTCGGTATTTGGCACTACGGAGGTGACCCCGAATGGGCGCGGACACCGCGTTGATCTCGGCCGTCCGAACAGGGCTCGCCGACCTGGCGGATCCGGTGCGGGCACCGGCCATGCAGGCGTACATGAAGTCGGCGATGCCGTTTCGCGGAGTGCCCAAACCGCAGCGGAGCGTGCTGATGAAAGGCGTGCTGTCCGCTCACCCATTGCCCGATCGGGTGACATTCACGGCGACCGTGCGGCGACTCTGGCACGATGCCGAATTCCGCGAGGAAAGGTATGCGGCAATCGATCTTTCCGGTCACCGCGCCTACCGGGGCTGGCAGGATCCGGGCCTGCTCGGGCTGTACGAGGAGATGATCGTCGGCGGGGCCTGGTGGGACTACGTGGACGAGCTCGCGATCCGCCGGGTCGGCCCCATCCTGCGCGGTGACC includes the following:
- a CDS encoding DNA alkylation repair protein, with translation MGADTALISAVRTGLADLADPVRAPAMQAYMKSAMPFRGVPKPQRSVLMKGVLSAHPLPDRVTFTATVRRLWHDAEFREERYAAIDLSGHRAYRGWQDPGLLGLYEEMIVGGAWWDYVDELAIRRVGPILRGDRAAVTPRLLGWATDPDRWRRRTAVICQVSAKEDTDRVLLTAAVEANIGDPDFFLRKGIGWALRDYARTAPDWVRTFVTDHPDLSGLSTREALKHLS
- a CDS encoding alpha/beta hydrolase, with the translated sequence MKKIVAVFAAAAVAVGALAAAPAATAAPARTPDFTPAPINWGECTSASLKNAGAQCGFLVVPMDYAKPAGDKVQVAVSRIKHKAAQYQGIMLVNPGGPGGSGLGLSRLGQSVPNHAGDSYDWIGFDPRGVGSSKPAVTCDGNYFGYDRTPYVPKTPQIERAWLDKAQGYAKACAKNGAILDHIKTTDVAQDMDSLRKALGEKQINYYGFSYGTYLGQVYSTLFPGNVRRMVLDGNVDPRNVWYQANLDQDVAFDRNIKIYFGWLAKYDSIYHLGKTATAVEKLWYDQQKKLDRTPAGGVIGGDEWTDVFLQAGYYVFGWEDMAKAFDGWVHRGDWQTLKALYDDSNPPGDDNGYAVYSAVQCSDVQWPTNWNRWRLDNWTTYFRAPFETWGNAWFNAPCVNWPAKSGKPVRVDGSKVDGALLISEELDAATPYEGSLEVRKLFPKSSLISAPGGTTHAGSLSGVACVDDKVADYLATGNLPKRTAGNHSDAQCQPVPPPVPAGAAGGQPKADTQPGARIKQDALARLLHF